A window of Halobacillus naozhouensis genomic DNA:
TCGCTTCTAATGCCTCCCCCTTTTTCAACTGTTGGAGGGAGTCTGTCAGGGTTACAACGAGCATCGATGTATCAAATACATACAACCTTAACTGTGCTGTAGTAAGACCAGGCCAGACTTCTTTGACATCCTGGGTGTTAAGGTCTGTTGCGACATGACTTGCATATTCCCTGAGCTTGCTGACGTTATATTGTAGTTTTTTTATACGAGAATCACTGGTCTTTGGGTCCTGAATGGTTTCAATTAAAAGACCGAACGTTAAGTTTGCCTGAATATGAAAAGAACGCATGCTTCTTTTTAACAACTGGGCTGAATCTTTAAAAATGATAAAGTTATATAAGAAAGCGAAAGATGTCCCGATTACAATTCCTAAATAAAACCAGGGGAATTGGCTAGGTGCCAGTCCTAAAAAAGAAGATAAATAAACAGTCATAAACCCAATCATGCCAAGGGAAAAATAGCGGCTCCCGAAACGTGAAAAGTAAAATCCACAAAAAATAATCAGAATCATGAGAGCGGAGACTAGGTAAGCGTTCGAGGCTAACAAAGAACCTGCCGTCACTCCGCATGCAGCTGATACTCCCAGCAGCAAGGTGGTTACTTTCTTCTTCTCTTTAGTATCATCCATAACCGTCATAATACCGAGCATACCTGTGATTCCTGCCACAATAGCCGGCATCAGCGGAGGTTGTCCTAATAAACGCAGGACAAAGATAACGGTAACGACAGAGGAAATTAAACTAATTGTCGCTTTTCCAGCCTGATTGAGCCGTTTTCTGCCAGGGTCTGAGGCGAGAAAACGGCTGATCCAATAATTCTTTCTTTGTAATAGCTTCAATGTTTCATCAACCTCTTTAATAAGTATCGCTTTTTCTACTCTCCTAATCGTAAGTCTCCTTGCCGGTCAATTCAACTGTTTTAGCTTAAAAAACTGTGATAAATACCTGTGCTTAGCAGGTAGAGGGTAATTAGAGTAAACACGAGAAGGAGGGTGAAGAATTGTTTTTTTGACAAGGAAACGATCAGGGCATTATTTGGATCGAATACATAACTCCAAATATAAAGGCCAATTACGACAAGCATGACCAACCCAATCGCTAAATTAATCATGTGAACTCTCCTCATAAGAAATAATTTATGAAAATATAGAATAGTGTATAAATTGGCAGGAGAACTACTATACTAGTAATAGATAGGGAAGAAAAGGTATGACTATTCGACAAAAATCGATAGATTCGTCTTGCATCCTCTGTATAGGGTTGTTATAATTTGAATTACGGTTTTGAAATAAGAATGAGTTTGCAGGTGTAGCTTAATGGTAAAACCTCAGCCAAGAGCGATACTTCATTGAGTATGCTTCGAGTTGCCCGCCCCGATTAGCTTCTTTGAATGGGCTAGCAGAGGTAAGGGCATGTTAAAACGCGGTTAATGAAAACATATACCATGCGGGTGTAGTTTAGTGGTAAAACCTCAGCCTTCCAAGCTGATGACGAGGGTTCGATTCCCTTCACCCGCTCCATGATTACCAATTGGGTAGGAAGCTATTATTACTAAATATGTGAGCCAACGCAGTGTTTCGTTTATTTAACTAACGAAGCATTGCGTTTTTTAATGAAACTGATAGGATACATAGATAGTAAGGAGTGACGTGCTATGAAAAAATTAAGAAGTATGCTGCAACAAATAGACGGTAAGAGTTATAAAGGTTATAAGCAAATCCAGGGGCGTTATTTTTTTTCATCTTATGAGTTGATGATTGACTATGTTCAAGGGGATCCATTTGCGGCCCCTTCAAAAATCCGGCTACGCATCCCGGATAAAACACGTAAGATCGACAAGGAATGGACGTCGACGAGGAAGCGAAAGGTTTTTGCTGAAGATGTCGTGACGAGAAAAGTAGCTGCAGTGATTGGCCAATCCAACTCTGATGTGCGCGGTTCGGGGAAAAGCGGCCTAGTTGCCATTGACCGGCCTGGGCAGGAAGTGTTAGAGCGGACAGCGGTCAGTTTTGAAAATGGGTACACAACTGTTTGCTTAACAGTTGGTCTGCCCGCAAACGGCCGCAGAATTAATGGAAAGCAGGCGGAGAAATTATTTTTCCAACTGCTTCCTGACCTCATAGAAAAGTCTGTTCTAAGTATAACAGATCAGGAAATAACAGAAGCGGTAAAATTAGCAGATCAGCATGAGGCGATTTTGAATAAAATGAAGGAAGCAGGCTACATTTCGTTTGTGGCAGATGGGGCTATTTTACCTCGTGCGAGCGGGGTAAGCGACAAACCGATGAAGGACGCGGTAGCTTTTCAAAGTCCTGAAGCCAACCGAATTTCGATTGATTTGCCGCACCGTGAACAGCCGCTGACAGGAATGGCGATTCGTAAAGGAATTGTGCTTATTGTTGGTGGAGGTTATCATGGAAAAAGTACGTTATTAAAAGCGATCGAGCGCGGGGTTTATCCGCATATTAAAGGGGACGGCCGCGAATATGTGGTGACAGATCCACAGGCTGTTAAAGTCAGAGCTGAAGATGGTCGTCAGGTGAGCAATGTTGACATTTCACCTTTTATTAAAAATCTGCCTCACGGCGTGGATACGACGCAATTTTCAACAGAGAATGCCAGTGGCAGTACTTCACAGGCCGCGAATGTGATTGAGGCGATTGAAGCTGGTGCAGATACGCTGTTAATCGATGAAGATACAAGTGCCACCAACTTCATGATTCGGGATGAGCGCATGCAGGAGCTTGTTGTTCGTGAGAAGGAACCGATCACCCCGTTTATTGATAAAATAAGGCAGATGCGTGATGAACTTGATGTATCTACCATACTAGTGATGGGCGGCTCTGGAGATTATTTTCATGCGGCTGATGAAGTTATTATGATGGATCAATATGTTCCACATCAGGTAACAGAGCAAGCCAAACAAATTGCAGCCAAATATCCAAGTAAACGAGAATCAGTAGCTGAGTCGTTTGGAACGCTGCCAGCCAGATCGTTTGAACCTCAATCCATTCAAGCGAGAAAAGGGAAGAAAGAGAAAGTGCAGGCGAAAGGCAGAACGCTCATTTTAATGGGAAGAACAGAAGTGACGCTCGATGCTGTTGAACAACTGGTCGATACATCACAAACGAGATTAGTGGCCGATCTTTTGTTACATTTAGATAAAAAAGGTTGGTTAAAGCAGAAGCAGCCTTTACATGAACTGCTGAATAAAATTGACCAACAGCTTGATGAGCAGGGACTTGCATCGTTTGCTCCTTTTAAGGATCAGCATCCAGGGGAATTAGCACGTCCCCGCCGGTTTGAAATTGCAAGTGCGCTTAATCGGCTGCGTACGGCTAAAGTAAACGATATAAGATAAATGGTTAGAAAGGAGGTAGTCAAGGTGGACATTCGCACATTCAAAGAAGAAGTCGTTGCATACAGTAAAGAAGTTGGCATAGACAAAATCGGTTTTGCCTCTGTCGATGTATTTGGAGAACTGAAAGCAAGACTGAAGAGACAACAAGACCTTGGCTATCAATCCGGATTTGAGAAAGGTAGTCTTGAGGAGCGGACTGAACCGAATCGCTTGCTTCCAGGAGCTCAATCGATCATTTCCGTTGCGCTTGCCTATCCTTCGAAAATGCACGATGCTCCCCGCAGTGTGAAAGGAGAACGGCGTGGGATTTTTTGTCGTGCTTCTTGGGGCAGGGATTATCATGATGTGCTGCGGGACCGTTTGCAGAAATTAGCTGCGTTTATTAAGGAACGTTTTCCAGAAGCAGAACTGTCTTCTATGGTTGATACGGGCGAATTATCTGATCGAGCTGTGGCCGAACGTGCTGGGATTGGTTTTAGTGGAAAAAATAGTGCAATTATTACCGAAGAATTCGGCTCATACGTGTATTTAGGCGAAATGGTGACGAACATTCCGTTTGAACCCGATGAACCAGTTGATGACAGTTGTGGGGATTGCAATATATGTGTAGATACGTGTCCAACTGGAGCACTTGTGGAGGGCGGTCAGCTGAATGCCCAGCGATGCATTGCCTTTTTAACGCAGACGAAAGATTTTCTTCCTGATGAATTTAGAACTAAACTCGGGAACAGGTTGTATGGGTGTGATACCTGTCAGACGGTTTGTCCGAAAAACAGGAAGAAAGACTTTCATAATCATAAAGAATTTGAACCGGACCCAGAAGTGGCTAAACCAAAACTGATTCCATTGCTCTCGATTTCAAATCGTGAATTTAAAGAAAAGTTTGGCCCGGTGTCGGGATCATGGCGTGGGAAAAAACCAATTCAGCGAAATGCGATTCTGGCTCTAGCTCATTATAAAGACAAAACGGCAGTAGATGAGTTGATTCGCTTGATGAAAGATGATCCGAGACCTGTTATTAGAGGAACAGCTGCTTATGGACTTGGGAAAATCGGAACAGCAGCATGCTACGCTGCCATTGAGGAAGCGCAAGCTGCAGAAGAAAATGAAGATGTGCTTTTTGAAATGGAAAAGGGCCTGCAATTTCAAAATCAATAATATAGTATACCTTTTCATTTAGAGATAGATTATTGTATAATAGAAAAAAATGTTAATAAGGGGACTATCTATGAATCATCCATCTTATTTGTATTATGACGTGTTTGATTCCCCTGTGGGCCCGATAACTGTGTTGGCTGATGACAAAGGGGTAAACCGGATTGATTATGGACAGTTTGAAGAACGAATAACATTTTACCAGGCATGGACGAAGAGGCATTTTTTAAGAGGTGAGTTTAAACAAGACGCCGAGCACCAATATGTGAAGCAAACTAAGATGGAGATTAATGAATACTTCAGTGGTGACCGTAAACAGTTTACAATTCCGCTTAATTGTTATGGTACATCTTTTCAAAGAAGTGTG
This region includes:
- a CDS encoding methylated-DNA--[protein]-cysteine S-methyltransferase — encoded protein: MNHPSYLYYDVFDSPVGPITVLADDKGVNRIDYGQFEERITFYQAWTKRHFLRGEFKQDAEHQYVKQTKMEINEYFSGDRKQFTIPLNCYGTSFQRSVWRALLYKIPHGEVKSYKEVAEVLQAPKSVRAVGGAVNKNPFSIVVPCHRVIGSNGKLVGYAGGLDKKQKLLEWEGNPQLQQAK
- the queG gene encoding tRNA epoxyqueuosine(34) reductase QueG, whose product is MDIRTFKEEVVAYSKEVGIDKIGFASVDVFGELKARLKRQQDLGYQSGFEKGSLEERTEPNRLLPGAQSIISVALAYPSKMHDAPRSVKGERRGIFCRASWGRDYHDVLRDRLQKLAAFIKERFPEAELSSMVDTGELSDRAVAERAGIGFSGKNSAIITEEFGSYVYLGEMVTNIPFEPDEPVDDSCGDCNICVDTCPTGALVEGGQLNAQRCIAFLTQTKDFLPDEFRTKLGNRLYGCDTCQTVCPKNRKKDFHNHKEFEPDPEVAKPKLIPLLSISNREFKEKFGPVSGSWRGKKPIQRNAILALAHYKDKTAVDELIRLMKDDPRPVIRGTAAYGLGKIGTAACYAAIEEAQAAEENEDVLFEMEKGLQFQNQ
- a CDS encoding ABC-ATPase domain-containing protein; this translates as MKKLRSMLQQIDGKSYKGYKQIQGRYFFSSYELMIDYVQGDPFAAPSKIRLRIPDKTRKIDKEWTSTRKRKVFAEDVVTRKVAAVIGQSNSDVRGSGKSGLVAIDRPGQEVLERTAVSFENGYTTVCLTVGLPANGRRINGKQAEKLFFQLLPDLIEKSVLSITDQEITEAVKLADQHEAILNKMKEAGYISFVADGAILPRASGVSDKPMKDAVAFQSPEANRISIDLPHREQPLTGMAIRKGIVLIVGGGYHGKSTLLKAIERGVYPHIKGDGREYVVTDPQAVKVRAEDGRQVSNVDISPFIKNLPHGVDTTQFSTENASGSTSQAANVIEAIEAGADTLLIDEDTSATNFMIRDERMQELVVREKEPITPFIDKIRQMRDELDVSTILVMGGSGDYFHAADEVIMMDQYVPHQVTEQAKQIAAKYPSKRESVAESFGTLPARSFEPQSIQARKGKKEKVQAKGRTLILMGRTEVTLDAVEQLVDTSQTRLVADLLLHLDKKGWLKQKQPLHELLNKIDQQLDEQGLASFAPFKDQHPGELARPRRFEIASALNRLRTAKVNDIR